A part of Amycolatopsis camponoti genomic DNA contains:
- a CDS encoding TetR/AcrR family transcriptional regulator gives MTDQSRPGRKRSEQSRLAILAATLDLVAEAGYGTLTVEGIAARSGVGKQTIYRWWPSKADVLLDALATKADLFVPIPDEGTFRADLAGFLGSTFELGEKAQVADTLRALMAQAQIDPDFGKRFREDFLNRRREALGTIVERARERDELPAEVSSRTVIDVVFGTLWYRLLATREPIGRDLAGELVALLADHGASTAEIR, from the coding sequence ATGACCGACCAGTCCCGTCCCGGCCGCAAGCGCAGCGAACAGAGCCGGCTGGCGATCCTCGCCGCGACGCTCGACCTCGTCGCGGAGGCGGGCTACGGCACGCTGACCGTCGAAGGCATCGCCGCGCGCTCCGGCGTCGGCAAGCAGACGATCTACCGCTGGTGGCCGTCGAAGGCCGACGTCCTGCTCGACGCGCTCGCGACGAAAGCGGACCTGTTCGTGCCGATCCCGGACGAGGGGACGTTCCGCGCCGACCTCGCCGGCTTCCTGGGCAGCACGTTCGAGCTGGGCGAAAAAGCGCAGGTGGCGGACACGCTGCGCGCGCTGATGGCGCAGGCGCAGATCGACCCCGACTTCGGCAAGCGGTTCCGCGAGGACTTCCTCAACCGCCGTCGCGAGGCGCTCGGCACCATCGTCGAACGGGCTCGCGAGCGCGACGAACTGCCGGCGGAAGTCAGCTCCCGCACGGTGATCGACGTCGTGTTCGGCACGCTCTGGTATCGGCTCCTCGCGACGCGGGAGCCGATCGGCCGCGATCTGGCCGGTGAACTGGTGGCGCTACTGGCCGATCACGGCGCTTCGACCGCCGAAATCCGGTAG